The genomic window TTGGGTCAGAAGCGAATGCCTTGTCGTAACGACAAGGATATGCTGACGGACTCACGATGAATTGGATTGAATAGGTACGAGTAGCAATGAAAAAGTCTAAAACACGGCACGAGCCGATGGTGGAATGGAGTCAGCTTAACTGGTGCAAGCTGGAAAAGGCTGTATTCAAGTTGCAAAAGCGCATATTCAAAGCTTCTCAACGTGGTGATGTTAAAGCAACGCGCAGACTCCAGAAGACGCTGATGAAGTCCTGGTACGCAAAGTGTTTAGCGGTGCGACGGGTAACCCAAGACAATTCCGGCAAAAATACAGCAGGAGTGGATGGGGTTAAATCCTTGTCCCCAGCAGCACGGTTTAGGCTGGTAAATAATCTGAAACTTGGGGCAAAGGTAAAACCGACACGTCGGGTTTGGATTCCCAAACCAGGAACGGAAGAGAAAAGACCTTTGGGAATACCCGTAATTAACGACCGAGCCTTGCAAGCGCTGGTCAAACTGGCATTAGAGCCAGAATGGGAAGCGCGATTTGAACCCAACTCATACGGGTTCAGAGCCGGACGCTCATGCCATGATGCGATTGAAGCAATATTTCTCAGTATCAAAAAGAAGCCCAAATTTGTGCTAGATGCTGATATTGCCAAATGTTTCGACCGCATCGACCATGAAGCACTGCTAAGAAAATTAAATACATCCCCCACCATTCGCCGACAAGTTCGTGCTTGGTTAAAAGCGGGGGTGATGGATGGTAAGCAGTTGTTTCCAACATCTGAGGGTACGCCGCAGGGTGGGGTTATTTCTCCACTACTAGCCAATATAGCTCTCCACGGGATGGAAGAACGGATAAAGGAATTTGCCAAGACTATAGAGTTGCGTAACCACAAAGGATATCAAGTAAGTTGGCAATCAAAAGCAAAAAGCCTAAGCCTAATCCGATATGCCGATGACTTTGTGATTCTCCACGAAGACATAACCGTAGTCCAAAGATGCAGAGAAATAATCTCTGAATGGTTAAAAGACATGGGACTAGAATTGAAGCCCTCAAAGACAAGACTAATACACACCCTTAATGGGTATGGGGAGGAAAAACCGGGGTTTCACTTTCTCGGTTTTAACATACGTCAGCATCTGGTGGGTAAATACCACTCAAAACAGGGTTTCAAGACAATCATCACCCCAAGCAAGGAAAAGCAAAAGATACATTATGAGCGAGTGGCTAGTATCATCGAAGACCATAAAGCAGCGCCTCAAGTGGCGTTAATAATCCGATTAAACCCGGTAATCACAGGATGGTCAAACTACTACTCAACAGTGGTAAGTAAGGCTGCTTACTCTGGCTTAGATAATCTCATATATCCAAAGCTGAAGGCTTGGGCGCAACGCCGCCACCCCAATAAATCCGGGGTATGGGTGTCAAATAAATATTGGCAAACCATAGGTGGTGATAATTGGGCATTCGTAACCAGGCAAAAGGGTCAAAACCCGATGCGGTTACGGTCACACGCCGAAACTTTAATAGTTAGGCATGTGAAAGTTAAAGGCGACGCCAGTCCCTACGACGGCAACCTAATTTACTGGAGTTCTAGAATGGGAGAACACCCAGAAGTATCAACAAGAGTTGCAACGCTTTTGAAGGCTCAGAAAGGGAAATGTACCCACTGCCAATTGTACTTCCGAGAAGAAGATGTACTGGAGGTTGACCATAAAATCCCCCGCAGTAAAGGGGGAAAAGACGAATACAAAAACCTTCAGATATTACACAAACATTGCCATGACAGCAAAACAGCCGAAGACGGTTCGGTTGCGAAGTGCGTTTGACAAACGCCGATTCATTGAGGAGCCGGATGAGGTGAAAGTCTCACGTCCGGTTTTGAAGACCAACGGGGTTGGTGACAACCTCGTTGAGTTTACTATCGAAACGAACTTTGCTAAAACTTTCCTTTTAGCTGTATCACTAGTCGAGGACTTTTCTAAGCCCCTGATTATCGCTGCAATTGTTGGAAAAGAGAATGTGGTTTTTTGTAACCTCTACGACGCGGCGACTAAAACCAGGATTCGCTCTGAATGGAACAGAGATGCTGATTGGCTGGCAATCATTGATAGTGTTCAAACTAAGTTGCAGACATCTAAAAATTCCCATATCGTCTCTGGTGAACCAATACTGTTCTGAAAGATTGGCGAGGCTGGGGAAGTGAGGCAGACGGAGAACAACAAATGACCAATAATCACTCAGACAAATAAGTAAGTGGGCAAGAATAAATCAAACAATATTACGCAATGTAAAATTAATTAAATTGGCTGATAGTAAGTGGCTCCAGCCCTATTATAAAGGCTGAAGCCGCTTACTATAAACCTTTAATTATTCACGCCCACTTACTTAACTTTCTCTCACTGAACCGGATTGCAATAACCTTTATGGTGTAAGCTCTCGGTAAAATGGGTGTGTCGGTAACGAAAAAAGACGCCTCCATAACTAATTTTATGCTTACAACAGCTGACTTTCTTCAGTACACCCAATGGTCGGGTATAGCCACCTTGGTATTTGCTGCCTTAGCAGTTTTGGCTTTTATTCTCAAATGGGGCATCCGCTTTCGGCTGGTGGGTACGACTGGCTTTATGCTGGTGCTGACAGCTGGTTTATTTGCACTCTCAATAGTCCCCTTGAGTCGGACTGTGATTCCCGGAGCAGTCCGGTACACTTTAGTTTATGACAATGGGTCAACACAAGCGGTGATTGCCACATCACCCCAAATTACACCCACACAATTAGAAGCAACTTTACGTCAAGCAGCTAGTAATCTCTTCTCTTATGGTCGCTCAGGTACACGCGAAGACGACAAGTTGACAGTTCGCGCCCGTACCATTATCCACCCGGAACAAGGGGCTTCTGTACCAGTTTACTTGGGTGAGGTGAAGCGATCGCTCGTTTCGCATCAAAATTCCCCAATCACAGTCGAAATTTACACAGACAAATTCGCCCAATTGCCAAAACCTACTGCTTAAGAGGAGCAGGGGGGCAGAGAGGCAGGGGGGAATTGGACAATTTTTTCTTCAGCCCTCATTCTCTTTTCCCTCATCCTCCCAGAGGACAAAATAATTTACCTGTTATCAGAATGACAAAATTTATTTTGTATTTACTGATACATTAATAGTTATTTTTAGATTAAGATATTCACACTTTAGTGCTTCCACTGTAAGAAAAGGTCAAACAATTTTGGATTTTGGATTTTGGATTTTGGATTAACCCCGTGCCTCTTGGGTACGGGGCTTGAAGATTTTAGATTGACGATTTTGAATTTATTCCGCCCACCAGGGGCGGGGCATGAACCGAAGTAATTCTTGGTTTTTTAATCTAAAATCTAAAATCTAAAATCTAAAATTCGTAGTCAATCAGCGTGCAGGTAATGGGTACTGAGATTTCCTGAGAATCTGAGAGTGGTAATGTTAATTAATTATACGGTTATTCAAAACTTTGATAGTTCGGAATTTCAGGCTAATGGACATCACAGATTCAAGCAACGTCGTTAAATTGCTTAACCAGTTGGCGATGGGCTTTGTGTTTTTCATTACATCGGTTAAAACTTAGTTGAGTCAGATGCTTTGTTTGTAGCCATTCTGAAAACAGCGTGGCAACAAGTATTCCTGACTGCAAGTCTATTAGATTAAGAAATATCAAGGTTTTGGCAAACTAGATTATATGTCTAATCAACTTTCTACTCAACGTTCTTTGTCTACTCAAACCTCTAGTTCATTATTTACGCTCACAGTTGCCCCAGCAAAAGTAATCCGTGGTTGTGGGGTGTTGCAAGCAGCCGCAGCAGAGATCGCCTGTTTGGGAAGTCGTCCCTTAATTGTGGCAGGTGAATCTACTCTCGCCATCAGCCGAAAAAATTTGCAACCAGTTTTAGAAACGCAACAGTTACATACTGCCCAAGCTACCTATGGTGCAGATTGCTGCGAAGCTAGCCTGAAATCTTTACAGAAGACGGCAAAAGAACATAAAGCTGATGTAATTATCGGTGTCGGTGGCGGCAAAGCCCTAGATACAGCTAAATTAGTCGCGCAGCAGTTACAGTTACCAGTGGTAACAATTCCGACATCAGCGGCTACCTGTGCAGCTTGGAGTGCCTTGTCGAATGTTTATTCAAAAGACGGGGCATTTCTCTACGATGTGGGGCTGTCTCGTTGTCCCGATTTACTGATACTTGATTATGACTTGATTAATACTGCACCACAACGGACTTTAGTAGCTGGAATTGGTGATGCGATCGCTAAATGGTACGAAGCCTCAGTTAGTAGTGGGCATTTGCAAGACACTTTAATTATTGCTGCGGTACAACAAGCACGAGTTTTGCGAGATATCCTGTTGCAAAAGTCAGCCGCAGCCTTGAAAGAACCAGGTAGTGAGGTTTGGCGAGAAGTCGTAGACGCAAGTGTTTTATTAGCTGGGGTAGTTGGGGGACTTGGAGGGGCGCAGTGTCGAACAGT from Nostoc sp. UHCC 0926 includes these protein-coding regions:
- the ltrA gene encoding group II intron reverse transcriptase/maturase — its product is MKKSKTRHEPMVEWSQLNWCKLEKAVFKLQKRIFKASQRGDVKATRRLQKTLMKSWYAKCLAVRRVTQDNSGKNTAGVDGVKSLSPAARFRLVNNLKLGAKVKPTRRVWIPKPGTEEKRPLGIPVINDRALQALVKLALEPEWEARFEPNSYGFRAGRSCHDAIEAIFLSIKKKPKFVLDADIAKCFDRIDHEALLRKLNTSPTIRRQVRAWLKAGVMDGKQLFPTSEGTPQGGVISPLLANIALHGMEERIKEFAKTIELRNHKGYQVSWQSKAKSLSLIRYADDFVILHEDITVVQRCREIISEWLKDMGLELKPSKTRLIHTLNGYGEEKPGFHFLGFNIRQHLVGKYHSKQGFKTIITPSKEKQKIHYERVASIIEDHKAAPQVALIIRLNPVITGWSNYYSTVVSKAAYSGLDNLIYPKLKAWAQRRHPNKSGVWVSNKYWQTIGGDNWAFVTRQKGQNPMRLRSHAETLIVRHVKVKGDASPYDGNLIYWSSRMGEHPEVSTRVATLLKAQKGKCTHCQLYFREEDVLEVDHKIPRSKGGKDEYKNLQILHKHCHDSKTAEDGSVAKCV
- a CDS encoding Ycf51 family protein, which gives rise to MLTTADFLQYTQWSGIATLVFAALAVLAFILKWGIRFRLVGTTGFMLVLTAGLFALSIVPLSRTVIPGAVRYTLVYDNGSTQAVIATSPQITPTQLEATLRQAASNLFSYGRSGTREDDKLTVRARTIIHPEQGASVPVYLGEVKRSLVSHQNSPITVEIYTDKFAQLPKPTA
- a CDS encoding iron-containing alcohol dehydrogenase family protein; this encodes MSNQLSTQRSLSTQTSSSLFTLTVAPAKVIRGCGVLQAAAAEIACLGSRPLIVAGESTLAISRKNLQPVLETQQLHTAQATYGADCCEASLKSLQKTAKEHKADVIIGVGGGKALDTAKLVAQQLQLPVVTIPTSAATCAAWSALSNVYSKDGAFLYDVGLSRCPDLLILDYDLINTAPQRTLVAGIGDAIAKWYEASVSSGHLQDTLIIAAVQQARVLRDILLQKSAAALKEPGSEVWREVVDASVLLAGVVGGLGGAQCRTVAAHAVHNGLTHISGHGSIHGEKVAFGILVQLRLEEMLQGNQLAGSARQQLLKFYTEIGLPQKLSDLGLGNITLGELQTAAEIALVPNSDIHRLPFKVAPEQLMAAMVSTTAPIDSRDMNRVSPKGMSDEVEE